From the genome of Candidatus Binatus sp.:
CCGGTATCGCCGACGCGGTCAATATCCACAGTCTCGATCGAATCTTAGTTGTCAAACTCTTCGACATGGCTTGTCCTCCATCCTTGCCGTTTCCATTTGGGGTGCCTGCCGTTGGCAAAAGCACCCGTTCAGCGGCTCATCGCCAGCAGAGCGTGGCGCGCGCCGCTACTTCTTGCACAAGGTTCTGACGTACGCGACCATCGCCTTGATCTCATCGTCTTCCATCGCATCGCCATAGGGCGTCATGAACTTGCTCTTGCCCACCGCCGCGCCGCCCTCTTTCAGCTCCTTGAACATGTCATCGTCGGTTATCTTGCTCATCTTGGCGCAGTCGGACAAATCTCCGATGGCGACCGGCTTGCCGTCCTTGTCCTTCAGTTCGGCCGCCTTGGGGCCATTGCCCTTGCCCTCCGGGCCGTGACACTTAGCGCACGTATCCGAGAAACTGCTGGCCGCGGCCGTGAGATCGGCTGCGCGGGCGGTGGTCGAGATCAACGCCAGTGCGGCAACTGCCGGTATAACCGACGCGGTTAATATCCACAGCCTCGATCGAATCTTCGTTTTCAAACTCTCCGTCATAGCTCCACTCCTTCCTTCCATTGCTTTTCCGCCGTTTGATTTGCGGGCCGGGCCGCGGCGGAAGATAGGTTATTCGTTGTTTGTCCCAGCCTTTCGCTGTTCGTACGACAATAGGTTTGGCTTAAAATTTGTACTTCAGGGTTATGAATCCGACATTGGCGTTGTAGGGAGACATGACGGTGTTGCCGAGAAATGTCGAGTTTGCGCTTGCATGCGGCATGTAGTTCCCCATCTGGTCCACCATGAAATTGTTTTCGCCGTAGTGGGTGAAGTAGTAGCCGATGTTGATCGCGACGTTGTCGCGCAATTCGTACTCGTACTGAACGATCAACTCCTGAAACTGGCTGCCGACACTGGGATAGTCGATCGCCGAGGTTGCCGCCGCGGTATCCCCCGCCTGGTGGGTGCTGTTGCTGCCAACCGTGTAGGTGTACTGCAGTTTCAGGTGCGACGGCCGCGGCAGGATGCGATTGGGCGGTATCGCGATGTCCATGCCGAAATCAATATTGCTGCCCTGATTGCGGCCTATGGCGGTCCAAGCCGGCGTTTTCCCCGCCGGAGGCTTCGGCGCGGGGATTGTGCTCTCGTCAAGCGACCGTGTGTTCCAATCGTACGCCTGCCATGCGTAGTCGCTAAAAAGGTGCACGCCTGCAAGCGGATCCCAACTGGCTCCCACCGACGGTGAATAGCTTGAAGTGTGCTGCAGGCCGAAGTCGGTCGAGGGATAGTTATCGTCGTCGTAACTGAAGGCGGTGAACAGCGTGAGGGTTTCGATCGGCTGCACGGAGGCATAGAGCGAAGTCTGGTTCACATCGAGCGTGGCCTCGTCGAAGCGCCGGAGGTCCTGAAGCTCCTCGATCGCTCCCGGGTCACCGCCAAGCACCTGGACCAGGGAAGTGCGGTTGTTGTTGTATCCCGGCGAGTCGCGGTGCGCGTGCTGGTAATCCGCCCGGAAAGTCAGCCACGGGTATGGGTTCCAATCGAGCGAGGGTCCATAGCTGGTCTGATCCTGCTGCAGCACCTCCAGCCCGGCGTTGTGGTTGGTCTGCCACTTGATATTAAAGTGCGCGGCCAGAGTATCAGTTATGCGGTAGGTTGGCTCGAAGCTGAGGTCCTGCTCCGAGAATGAAAAGGGATAAGCGGTGAAAGGCGTCTGCGGGTCCGACACGTCATTGAGCGACTTAACGCCGGTGAAGGTGATCGCCGGCGTCTGGTTGTCGTAATCGAAATAGGAATAGGTCGCCTTCAGATCCAGCGGCTCGATCGGATTGCTGTCGATCGTGAAGTTGGCGAAGAAAGGACGCACGTCGCCGCCGAGGCTGTTGGGCGCTCCGACCGAACCTAATGACTGCCGCATCGTGCTGTTGCTCGTAAGCGGAATGAAGGGAGCGTTCTGGAGCCAGAATCCGTACTCGAGGCTGCCCATCACGTGCGTGTTGAATGGAAGCTGACCTGCTCCGTTCACGATGAAGTTGTGAGCTTGGTTGTTCGGGTACATGGCTGCCCGTCCCTGGCAGGGACCCGTCATCCCGGTGGAGGTGAAAGTTGCCGAATCCGTGCATGCGCTGCCTACTCCGGCAGTAGCGGGGTTATCCCAAGTCAGGGTGGAGTAGTCGTCAACGAAGAAGGAACCCTGGTACTGGAAACCGATCAGCCATCCGTTTTTCGAGTATTCCATGCCGGTGCCGAAGTTATAGGTGTAGTACTGCGTCGGCACCCAGAGTTCGTTTACTTTGAAAGTTCCCGGGTTGGCGCCAAACAGAAAGCTGCCGCCGAAAGGCTGTTGGCCGGTGGGGTTCTGCAAATCCATGTTCGCACTGAAGCTCAGCGACGGCGTCGGCGTATAGCGCACGTTGATGTCCGCGACACCTTCGAGCAGGCTCATGTCGAACGGTTTGCTGTTCTCTCCCAGCCAGGACTGGAGGGCGGCGCCGGTAGCGGTGGGCTTCGAGGATAGACTGAAATTGCCGCCACTTTCGTCGTACGGCGTGCTCGCGACGTGGTCGCTGAAGTAGTGCGGGATCTCGATGAATTTTGCCTGAACATCGAGCAGACCGTACTCGCCGAAGCGCAGCGAATACATCTGGTTCTTTTGTGCAACGTCGACCGCGTCGAACTGGACGTAGTAGTTCTCCGCCTTGTCGCCCAGGATCAACTGGAGTTTCGGGACGATGAACTGCTGCGCCAGATCGCGATACTCCTGATACTTCGCCACGTCGTTATAGGGGACGGGCTGGGGAATGGCGCCCGCCTCGACCGAACCATCCGCCGTGAATTGCCCGAGATCGACCTGTGCCAATGCCGGCGAGACCACCGACAACACAAGCGCCATCGTTCCACATCCGGCTAACAACCGCT
Proteins encoded in this window:
- a CDS encoding cytochrome c — translated: MTESLKTKIRSRLWILTASVIPAVAALALISTTARAADLTAAASSFSDTCAKCHGPEGKGNGPKAAELKDKDGKPVAIGDLSDCAKMSKITDDDMFKELKEGGAAVGKSKFMTPYGDAMEDDEIKAMVAYVRTLCKK
- a CDS encoding MtrB/PioB family outer membrane beta-barrel protein; translated protein: MNLKRLLAGCGTMALVLSVVSPALAQVDLGQFTADGSVEAGAIPQPVPYNDVAKYQEYRDLAQQFIVPKLQLILGDKAENYYVQFDAVDVAQKNQMYSLRFGEYGLLDVQAKFIEIPHYFSDHVASTPYDESGGNFSLSSKPTATGAALQSWLGENSKPFDMSLLEGVADINVRYTPTPSLSFSANMDLQNPTGQQPFGGSFLFGANPGTFKVNELWVPTQYYTYNFGTGMEYSKNGWLIGFQYQGSFFVDDYSTLTWDNPATAGVGSACTDSATFTSTGMTGPCQGRAAMYPNNQAHNFIVNGAGQLPFNTHVMGSLEYGFWLQNAPFIPLTSNSTMRQSLGSVGAPNSLGGDVRPFFANFTIDSNPIEPLDLKATYSYFDYDNQTPAITFTGVKSLNDVSDPQTPFTAYPFSFSEQDLSFEPTYRITDTLAAHFNIKWQTNHNAGLEVLQQDQTSYGPSLDWNPYPWLTFRADYQHAHRDSPGYNNNRTSLVQVLGGDPGAIEELQDLRRFDEATLDVNQTSLYASVQPIETLTLFTAFSYDDDNYPSTDFGLQHTSSYSPSVGASWDPLAGVHLFSDYAWQAYDWNTRSLDESTIPAPKPPAGKTPAWTAIGRNQGSNIDFGMDIAIPPNRILPRPSHLKLQYTYTVGSNSTHQAGDTAAATSAIDYPSVGSQFQELIVQYEYELRDNVAINIGYYFTHYGENNFMVDQMGNYMPHASANSTFLGNTVMSPYNANVGFITLKYKF